The following proteins are co-located in the Mesorhizobium sp. M1E.F.Ca.ET.045.02.1.1 genome:
- a CDS encoding type I secretion system permease/ATPase: MGFSKASLGLVGKTTLGSAQAKIRLFGLALVACVAGFFLFGSGRHASMGSMLVAVAMAGAGSLVMFRARGDAAQNAVGDARRRPAAARSKPSVKPTGQVANAARSELAAALANCRSAFLAVGLFSGMLNVLMLAGSLYMLEIYDRVLPSRSLPTLAGISILLVILYCGQGVLDFVRGRVLVRIGGALDEALGQRVYTSVLRLPLKAGREHDSLQPMRDLDSVRGFLSGMGPTALFDLPWLPLYLIIIFMFHWVLGLTALFGAIVLVTLTMLAERLTRKPVSAATLSGNRRGGLVAAGSRNAEVVAAMGMAGGLAARWEDANLDYIADQRKVSDVAGGIGAVSRILRMLLQSSMLGIGAWLVIEQQATAGVIIAASILSGRALAPVDLAIANWKGFAGARQGWQRLTKVLAALPAEAEPMLLPAPSANVMMHNVAIMAPGSQRLLVQDASFAMEAGHALGIIGPSGSGKSTLVRALVGAWLPVVGRIKLDGADLDQWSQAERGRHIGYLPQDVELFAGTVADNIARFETDADPAAIIAAAKAAGAHDLIVGFRQGYETEIGEHGEALSAGQRQRIALARALYRDPFLVVLDEPNSNLDMDGEQALVRAMLGVRERGGVVVIVAHRPNVLAAVDFVLAMSHGRIHEFGPKDKVFAKMFPMLRAVPTANPPPRAAAEGTPQAAANGTEGGN, encoded by the coding sequence GTGGGGTTCAGTAAGGCGTCGCTCGGGTTGGTGGGCAAGACAACGCTTGGTTCGGCGCAGGCGAAGATCAGGCTTTTCGGCCTGGCCCTCGTCGCATGCGTCGCCGGCTTTTTTCTCTTCGGCTCAGGCCGGCATGCATCGATGGGCTCGATGCTCGTCGCGGTGGCGATGGCGGGTGCCGGTAGCCTGGTGATGTTTCGCGCGCGCGGCGACGCGGCGCAAAATGCCGTCGGCGACGCGCGCCGTCGGCCCGCGGCGGCGCGGAGCAAGCCGTCGGTGAAGCCGACCGGGCAGGTGGCCAACGCCGCTCGCTCCGAGCTGGCCGCGGCACTTGCCAACTGCCGGTCGGCCTTTCTTGCGGTCGGGTTGTTCAGCGGCATGCTCAACGTGCTGATGCTTGCAGGCTCGCTCTACATGCTCGAGATCTATGATCGCGTGCTGCCGAGCCGCAGCCTGCCGACACTCGCGGGCATTTCGATATTGCTCGTCATCCTCTATTGCGGGCAGGGCGTTCTCGATTTCGTGCGCGGGCGCGTGCTGGTGCGCATTGGCGGCGCCCTCGACGAGGCGCTTGGTCAGCGCGTTTATACGTCGGTGCTGAGGTTGCCGCTGAAGGCCGGGCGCGAGCACGACAGCCTGCAGCCGATGCGCGATCTCGACAGCGTGCGCGGCTTCCTGTCCGGTATGGGGCCGACGGCGCTTTTCGACCTGCCGTGGCTGCCGCTCTACCTGATCATCATCTTCATGTTCCACTGGGTGCTTGGCCTTACGGCGCTGTTCGGTGCGATCGTGCTGGTCACTCTGACCATGCTTGCCGAGCGGCTGACGCGAAAGCCGGTATCGGCTGCAACCTTGAGCGGGAACCGGCGCGGTGGGTTGGTCGCCGCCGGCAGTCGCAATGCGGAAGTCGTCGCCGCCATGGGCATGGCCGGCGGGCTTGCCGCACGCTGGGAAGATGCGAACCTCGATTACATTGCCGACCAGCGCAAGGTAAGCGACGTCGCCGGCGGCATCGGCGCGGTATCGAGAATACTGCGCATGCTGCTGCAGTCCTCCATGCTCGGCATCGGCGCCTGGCTGGTTATCGAACAGCAGGCGACGGCGGGCGTCATCATCGCCGCTTCCATCCTCAGCGGCCGCGCGCTGGCGCCGGTCGATCTTGCGATCGCCAACTGGAAGGGCTTCGCGGGCGCGCGCCAGGGCTGGCAACGGCTGACCAAAGTGCTGGCGGCCTTGCCCGCCGAGGCCGAACCCATGCTGCTGCCGGCGCCGAGCGCCAACGTCATGATGCACAATGTTGCGATCATGGCTCCGGGGTCGCAGCGGCTGCTGGTCCAGGATGCCAGCTTCGCCATGGAGGCTGGCCACGCGCTCGGCATCATCGGCCCGAGCGGGTCGGGAAAGTCCACTCTGGTGCGTGCGCTCGTCGGGGCCTGGTTGCCTGTGGTCGGCCGGATAAAGCTGGACGGCGCCGATCTCGATCAGTGGTCGCAGGCGGAGCGCGGCCGCCATATCGGCTACCTGCCGCAGGACGTGGAGCTGTTCGCCGGCACCGTCGCCGACAACATCGCCCGCTTCGAGACGGACGCCGACCCCGCCGCAATCATCGCCGCGGCCAAGGCGGCTGGCGCGCACGACCTGATCGTGGGCTTCCGCCAGGGCTACGAGACCGAGATCGGCGAGCATGGCGAGGCTCTTTCGGCCGGCCAGCGCCAGCGCATTGCCCTGGCCCGCGCCCTCTACCGCGATCCGTTTCTCGTGGTGCTCGACGAGCCGAACTCCAACCTGGACATGGATGGCGAGCAGGCATTGGTGCGGGCGATGCTCGGCGTTCGCGAACGCGGCGGCGTGGTTGTGATCGTCGCTCATCGTCCGAACGTGCTGGCAGCCGTCGATTTCGTCCTGGCGATGAGCCACGGCCGCATCCACGAGTTTGGGCCGAAGGACAAGGTTTTCGCCAAGATGTTCCCCATGCTGCGGGCGGTGCCCACGGCCAATCCGCCGCCGCGGGCGGCCGCGGAAGGCACTCCGCAGGCTGCCGCCAATGGAACCGAGGGAGGGAACTAG
- a CDS encoding HlyD family type I secretion periplasmic adaptor subunit: MTDIAATYRSLSGADEAGANADSIRGPVWVGVLIIVAFFGVFGGWAAVAPLNGAVLADAVVKVEGNRKSVQHFDGGTVKEIRVKDGDIVAAGDVLVVLDDTRARSEFNLYSQQYALLRATDARIRAELDGHEAVAFPKDITAEHQAYLQDAMANQIADLESQRAQMAGARQILQKRIAELDEQIDGKQARVESFRAQLKSTLDEKAGLNKLLKAGLTTKPRILELDRSASDLQGLIDQALGEIAGNRQSKAELESQIAQLTNERRAKLSAMLIETQSNLADLVPKMFAAQTTVDRAEVRAPYDGQVMDLTVFSTGAIVAPGQTILDIVPTRNSLIVQAQVRVEDISSLRADMTAEVRFTSYKQRTTPVIHGRVTHISADRVTDAKTGFPYYVADIAVDAQELAAAPQIQLYPGMPASVMIVTEERTALDYILGPLTASLHTAFRQK; this comes from the coding sequence ATGACCGACATCGCAGCGACCTATCGCAGCCTCTCGGGCGCCGACGAAGCAGGCGCCAACGCGGATTCGATCCGCGGGCCGGTCTGGGTCGGTGTGCTCATCATCGTTGCCTTCTTCGGCGTGTTCGGCGGCTGGGCGGCGGTCGCGCCGCTCAACGGCGCGGTGCTTGCCGATGCGGTGGTGAAGGTCGAGGGCAACCGCAAGAGCGTCCAGCATTTCGATGGCGGCACGGTGAAGGAAATCCGGGTCAAGGACGGCGACATCGTCGCGGCAGGCGATGTGCTGGTGGTGCTGGACGACACCCGCGCCCGTTCCGAATTCAACCTCTATTCCCAGCAATATGCGCTGCTGCGCGCCACCGATGCCCGCATCCGCGCCGAGCTCGACGGGCACGAGGCGGTGGCCTTCCCGAAGGACATCACCGCCGAGCACCAGGCCTATCTGCAGGACGCGATGGCCAACCAGATCGCCGACCTCGAAAGCCAGCGCGCGCAGATGGCGGGCGCCAGGCAGATCCTGCAGAAGCGGATCGCCGAGCTCGACGAGCAGATCGATGGCAAGCAGGCGCGCGTGGAATCCTTTCGCGCGCAGCTCAAGTCCACCCTGGACGAGAAGGCCGGCCTCAACAAATTGCTGAAGGCCGGGCTGACGACGAAGCCTCGCATCCTGGAGCTCGATCGCTCTGCCTCCGACCTGCAGGGCCTGATCGACCAGGCGCTCGGCGAGATCGCGGGAAACCGGCAGAGCAAGGCCGAGCTCGAAAGCCAGATTGCGCAGCTCACCAACGAGCGCCGCGCAAAACTCTCTGCCATGCTGATCGAGACGCAGTCGAACCTCGCCGACCTGGTGCCGAAGATGTTCGCCGCGCAGACCACCGTGGACCGCGCCGAGGTGCGCGCGCCCTATGACGGCCAGGTAATGGACCTCACTGTTTTCTCGACTGGCGCGATCGTCGCCCCCGGCCAGACGATCCTCGACATCGTGCCGACCAGGAATTCGCTGATCGTTCAGGCGCAGGTCCGCGTCGAGGACATATCCAGCCTGCGTGCCGACATGACCGCCGAGGTCCGCTTCACCTCATACAAGCAGCGCACCACGCCGGTCATCCACGGCCGCGTGACCCATATCTCGGCGGACCGCGTCACCGATGCCAAGACAGGCTTTCCCTATTATGTCGCCGACATAGCGGTCGACGCGCAGGAACTCGCCGCCGCGCCCCAGATCCAGCTCTACCCCGGCATGCCGGCATCCGTCATGATCGTGACGGAGGAGCGCACCGCGCTGGACTACATACTAGGCCCGCTGACGGCGTCCCTGCACACCGCGTTCCGCCAGAAGTAG
- a CDS encoding type I secretion system permease/ATPase, with product MSFDKKSKIVRDALLACRRYFLFAAVFSLAINLLYLASPLYMLQVYDRVVTSGSETTLVMLTLVLLAAFLALAGLDLVRAAILTRASARLDRLLSAKILAASVETPSQGAAQSQPIRDFDTFRQVITGSGIHALFDLPWSPIYIGIIFLLHPWLGFFALGSSLLLIAMAVLNEYMVRAPLKQANDLATVNYNFTEMSLRNAEVIRAMGMIDGLVRRWGRDRGLALRQQGQASDRAALMSGLIRFLRLTMQSLILGVGAYLVIERQITGGSMFAASLLLGRGLQPVEQIVGLWRSLILARAALDRVEKLLDGGARSERSFNLPKPTGKIAVEQLSFAIPAAQKVLLRDVSFRLEAGEALGIVGPSGAGKSTLARHLAGIMQPSRGTVRLDGADMTQWGREALGDHIGYLPQDIELFSDTVAANIGRFKTDVDREVIEAARLAGVHEMIIRLPQGYETQIGEGGAVLSGGYRQRIALARAVFGMPNLIVLDEPSSNLDSDGDRALAECALELKRRGSTVIIVSHRPSTLANVDKILLLRDGAVEAFGMKNEIVALLNQRAAPIAVATQ from the coding sequence GTGAGTTTCGACAAGAAATCCAAGATCGTCAGGGATGCGCTTCTCGCCTGCCGCCGCTATTTCCTCTTCGCGGCGGTGTTCAGCCTGGCGATCAACCTGCTTTACCTCGCATCCCCGCTCTACATGCTGCAGGTCTACGACCGGGTGGTCACCAGTGGCAGCGAGACCACTTTGGTGATGCTGACCCTGGTGCTGCTTGCGGCCTTCCTGGCGCTTGCCGGCCTCGACCTCGTGCGGGCCGCGATCCTGACACGCGCCAGCGCCCGGCTCGACCGGCTGCTTTCGGCCAAGATCCTGGCCGCATCGGTCGAGACGCCATCGCAGGGCGCCGCGCAAAGCCAGCCGATCCGCGATTTCGACACGTTCCGGCAGGTGATCACCGGCAGCGGCATCCATGCACTGTTCGACCTGCCGTGGTCGCCGATCTATATCGGCATCATCTTCCTCCTGCATCCCTGGCTCGGCTTCTTCGCGCTGGGCTCCTCGCTGCTCTTGATCGCCATGGCGGTGCTCAACGAATACATGGTGAGGGCGCCGCTCAAGCAGGCCAACGACCTTGCCACCGTCAATTACAATTTCACCGAAATGAGCCTCAGGAACGCGGAAGTCATTCGCGCCATGGGTATGATCGACGGGCTCGTGCGCCGCTGGGGTCGCGACCGCGGCCTGGCGCTGCGGCAGCAGGGGCAGGCCAGCGACCGGGCAGCGCTGATGTCCGGTCTGATACGCTTCCTGCGCCTCACCATGCAGTCGCTGATCCTCGGCGTCGGCGCCTATCTGGTCATCGAGCGGCAGATCACCGGCGGCTCGATGTTCGCGGCGAGCCTGCTGCTGGGCAGGGGGCTGCAGCCGGTCGAGCAGATCGTCGGCCTCTGGCGCAGCCTGATCCTGGCGCGGGCCGCCCTCGACAGGGTCGAGAAGCTGCTGGACGGCGGCGCGCGGAGCGAACGGTCGTTCAATCTGCCGAAACCCACGGGCAAGATCGCCGTCGAGCAGCTCAGCTTCGCTATCCCCGCGGCGCAGAAGGTGCTGCTGCGCGATGTCTCGTTCCGGTTGGAAGCTGGCGAGGCGCTCGGCATCGTCGGCCCTTCCGGCGCTGGCAAGTCGACGCTTGCCCGTCACCTCGCGGGCATCATGCAGCCGAGCCGCGGCACGGTCAGGCTGGATGGCGCCGACATGACGCAATGGGGCAGGGAGGCGCTCGGCGACCATATCGGCTACCTGCCGCAGGACATTGAGCTGTTTTCCGACACGGTCGCCGCCAACATCGGCCGCTTCAAGACCGATGTCGACCGCGAGGTGATCGAGGCCGCCCGGCTCGCCGGCGTGCATGAGATGATCATTCGCCTGCCGCAAGGCTATGAGACGCAGATCGGCGAGGGCGGGGCGGTGCTGTCCGGCGGTTACCGTCAGCGCATCGCGCTTGCCCGCGCCGTGTTCGGCATGCCGAACCTCATCGTGCTCGACGAGCCGAGCTCCAATCTCGACTCCGACGGCGACCGCGCGCTTGCCGAATGCGCGCTGGAGCTCAAGCGCCGCGGCAGCACGGTGATCATCGTTTCGCACCGGCCCTCGACCTTGGCAAATGTCGACAAGATCCTGCTTCTGCGGGATGGCGCCGTCGAAGCCTTCGGCATGAAGAACGAGATCGTGGCTCTGCTCAATCAGCGCGCGGCGCCGATCGCGGTGGCGACCCAATGA
- a CDS encoding VCBS domain-containing protein produces the protein MATVGSDRHRSRATTTDRRQADSISVGPTACTGTLSIQCGPAGGTRGTATEPRLAGRLGGTNGRPAAEHQSPASDARPQRSPGDATGGSVTEASGVANGTAGTSPATGDLDATDVDSLTDFSVVTNGVHGTLSINAAGEWSYALNEDDAAVQALNVGDPALTDTITVQTSDGTQQNIVISINGANDAAVITGDATGSVTEASGVANGTAGTSPATGDLDATDVDSLTDFSVVTNGVHGTLSINAAGEWSYVLNEDDAAVQALNVGDPALTDTITVQTSDGTQQNIVISINGANDAAVITGDATGSVTEASGVANGTAGTSPATGDLDATDVDSATDFSVVTNGVHGTLSINAAGEWSYALNEDDAAVQALNVGDPALTDTITVQTSDGTQQNIVISINGANDAAVITVNGVQDTSVTEKGGVANGTPGDATASGDLNATDVDNAATFNTQTAASKSYGTFSIDANGTWNYTLDDNNAAVQALNSAGANTTLHELVTVTTVDGTQQVIDITIHGANDAAALSSALLNLTEGNAAADISTSGSLTISDVDSDPHFVAQAGTAGNYGTFAIDADGNWTYTASSAHDEFVAGQHYAENFDVVSADGTHTSVAIDILGTDDGPPRFAPTDIQLTPDTSPTGDVNFNQFSFSGTLSATDPDSGSFVYSITSQSDAGLFSISGNTLSSASLTTSNTATVTVQATQVGDPAGPAYQYTETFQFITGSNGNSGETFNSPSNNGDDVLYGNGGADQIFGLAGNDTLFGQSGNDTLNGGDGNDKLVGGVGADTLTGGAGADTFYYGSDVSDSPASAANDTITDFVHGVDKIDLSSIDANTASGGDQAFLFGGLNANTVANSITWSEVGGNTIVHVDVTGNTTADFQITLTGINLGLTASDFVL, from the coding sequence ATGGCGACGGTCGGCAGCGACCGGCACCGATCCCGTGCGACGACCACCGACCGTCGACAGGCCGACTCGATCTCGGTGGGACCAACGGCGTGCACCGGCACGCTGAGCATCCAATGCGGCCCGGCAGGCGGCACTCGCGGCACGGCGACCGAGCCCCGACTCGCAGGACGACTCGGTGGGACCAACGGCCGTCCGGCCGCTGAGCATCAATCGCCGGCGAGTGACGCACGGCCCCAGCGATCACCGGGCGATGCGACCGGGGGTTCGGTCACCGAGGCCTCCGGCGTCGCCAACGGCACGGCCGGCACCTCGCCGGCGACCGGCGATCTCGACGCCACCGACGTCGACAGCCTGACCGACTTCTCGGTGGTGACCAACGGCGTGCACGGCACGCTGAGCATCAATGCGGCCGGCGAGTGGAGCTACGCGCTCAACGAGGACGATGCCGCCGTGCAGGCGCTCAATGTCGGCGATCCGGCGCTGACCGACACCATCACCGTGCAGACCTCGGACGGCACCCAGCAGAACATCGTCATCTCGATCAACGGCGCCAACGACGCGGCGGTGATCACCGGCGATGCGACCGGTTCGGTCACCGAGGCCTCCGGCGTCGCCAACGGCACGGCCGGCACCTCGCCGGCGACCGGCGATCTCGACGCCACCGACGTCGACAGCCTGACCGACTTCTCGGTGGTGACCAACGGCGTGCACGGCACGCTGAGCATCAATGCGGCCGGCGAGTGGAGCTACGTGCTCAACGAGGACGATGCCGCCGTGCAGGCGCTCAATGTCGGCGATCCGGCGCTGACCGACACCATCACCGTGCAGACCTCGGACGGCACCCAGCAGAACATCGTCATCTCGATCAACGGCGCCAACGACGCGGCGGTGATCACCGGCGATGCGACCGGTTCGGTCACCGAGGCCTCCGGCGTCGCCAACGGCACGGCCGGCACCTCGCCGGCGACCGGCGATCTCGACGCCACCGACGTCGACAGCGCCACCGACTTCTCGGTGGTGACCAACGGCGTGCACGGCACGCTGAGCATCAATGCGGCCGGCGAGTGGAGCTACGCGCTCAACGAGGACGATGCCGCCGTGCAGGCGCTCAATGTCGGCGATCCGGCGCTGACCGACACCATCACGGTGCAGACCTCGGACGGCACCCAGCAGAACATCGTCATCTCGATCAACGGCGCCAACGACGCGGCGGTGATCACGGTTAACGGGGTACAAGACACGTCCGTGACGGAAAAGGGCGGCGTGGCCAATGGCACTCCTGGTGATGCGACGGCGTCTGGCGATCTCAATGCGACCGACGTCGACAATGCCGCGACCTTCAATACGCAGACCGCTGCCTCCAAGAGCTATGGCACGTTCTCGATTGATGCGAACGGAACCTGGAACTACACGCTCGACGACAACAATGCTGCCGTGCAGGCGCTCAACAGCGCTGGCGCGAACACCACGTTGCATGAACTGGTGACGGTGACCACCGTCGACGGAACCCAGCAGGTGATCGACATCACCATACATGGAGCGAATGATGCCGCAGCGCTTTCTTCGGCCTTGTTGAACCTGACCGAAGGCAATGCGGCCGCCGACATCTCGACCTCAGGGTCATTGACCATCTCGGATGTCGACAGCGACCCACACTTCGTCGCCCAGGCCGGCACGGCCGGCAACTACGGCACCTTCGCCATCGATGCCGATGGCAACTGGACCTATACCGCCTCCTCTGCGCATGACGAGTTCGTGGCTGGCCAGCACTATGCCGAGAACTTCGACGTGGTCAGCGCCGACGGCACCCATACCTCGGTCGCCATCGACATCCTCGGCACGGATGACGGCCCACCGCGCTTTGCTCCGACCGACATCCAGCTCACACCTGACACCAGCCCCACCGGGGATGTAAATTTCAATCAGTTCAGCTTCTCGGGAACGCTGAGCGCGACCGACCCGGATTCCGGCAGTTTTGTATACAGCATCACCTCGCAGTCGGATGCGGGCCTGTTTTCGATCAGCGGGAATACGCTCAGCTCGGCAAGTCTCACGACAAGCAACACAGCCACCGTGACCGTGCAGGCCACCCAGGTCGGCGATCCGGCCGGGCCTGCGTATCAGTATACAGAGACATTCCAGTTCATTACCGGCAGCAACGGCAATTCGGGAGAGACCTTCAACAGCCCCAGCAACAACGGTGACGACGTCCTCTACGGCAACGGCGGCGCGGATCAGATTTTCGGCCTGGCCGGCAACGATACGCTGTTCGGCCAAAGCGGCAACGACACGCTGAACGGCGGCGATGGCAACGACAAACTCGTTGGCGGTGTTGGAGCTGATACGCTGACCGGCGGCGCGGGGGCCGACACGTTCTATTATGGATCGGACGTCTCGGATTCGCCGGCAAGTGCCGCAAACGACACCATCACCGACTTCGTGCATGGCGTCGACAAGATCGACCTGTCATCCATAGACGCCAATACCGCCAGCGGCGGCGATCAGGCGTTCCTCTTCGGCGGGCTGAACGCGAATACCGTCGCCAACAGCATCACCTGGTCGGAGGTCGGCGGCAACACCATCGTCCACGTCGACGTGACCGGCAATACGACGGCCGACTTCCAGATCACGCTGACCGGCATCAATCTCGGACTGACGGCAAGCGACTTCGTGCTGTGA
- a CDS encoding VCBS domain-containing protein — MATTQISGAGGTTTSFSNTPQAQGDVFNYSEDTAVVVSGSQSIILLDVLANDLGGNAKTLYSIDDGTSATTSTKQPAPLDLTTQDYQTSGISAWEDIGGGVRIRINNGKVEMDLSQYLQQHYGLSSLQALGAGDQINETFTYAIKLGNGTLSWASVNVNIQGTNDGATITAAPGADSAVVEAGGVANGTLGDPSAHGQLIISDVDAGQNHFQTPPSLQGTYGNFTFDTASGAWTYALTQALADPLTQGQHVTDTLTVTSADGTASYDIVVNITGTNDAAVITGDATGSVTEASGVANGTAGTSPATGDLDATDVDSLTDFSVVTNGVHGTLSINAAGEWSYVLNEDDAAVQALNAGDPALTDTITVQTSDGTQQNIVISINGANDAAVITGDATGSVTEASGVANGTAGTSPATGDLDATDVDSLTDFSVVTNGVHGTLSINAAGEWSYVLNEDDAAVQALNAGDPALTDTITVQTSDGTQQNIVISINGANDAAVNHRRWRRSAATGTDPVRRPPTVDRPTRSRWDQRRAPAR; from the coding sequence ATGGCTACTACGCAAATTTCCGGTGCAGGCGGCACCACGACGTCGTTCTCCAACACGCCGCAGGCACAGGGCGATGTCTTCAACTACAGCGAGGACACAGCCGTCGTCGTTTCCGGCTCCCAGTCCATCATCCTGCTGGATGTTTTGGCGAACGACTTGGGTGGGAATGCCAAGACCCTCTATTCGATTGACGACGGCACGTCCGCAACGACGTCCACCAAGCAGCCCGCCCCCCTCGACCTGACGACCCAGGATTATCAGACGAGCGGCATCTCCGCCTGGGAGGACATCGGCGGCGGCGTCCGGATCCGCATCAACAACGGCAAGGTCGAGATGGACCTCAGCCAGTATCTGCAGCAGCATTATGGGCTTTCCAGCCTGCAGGCGCTCGGCGCGGGCGACCAGATAAACGAGACCTTCACCTACGCGATCAAGCTCGGCAACGGAACGCTGAGCTGGGCCAGCGTCAACGTCAACATCCAGGGCACCAATGACGGCGCCACGATCACCGCCGCTCCCGGCGCCGACAGTGCCGTGGTTGAAGCGGGCGGCGTCGCCAACGGCACGCTGGGCGACCCCAGCGCGCACGGGCAGTTGATCATTTCAGACGTTGATGCCGGCCAGAACCATTTCCAGACCCCGCCGAGCCTCCAGGGAACCTACGGCAATTTCACCTTCGACACGGCATCCGGCGCCTGGACCTATGCCCTCACCCAGGCCCTAGCTGACCCGCTGACGCAGGGCCAGCACGTCACCGATACCTTGACCGTGACATCGGCCGACGGAACCGCGAGCTACGACATCGTTGTCAATATTACTGGAACCAACGACGCGGCGGTGATCACCGGCGACGCGACCGGTTCGGTCACCGAGGCCTCCGGCGTCGCCAACGGCACGGCCGGCACCTCGCCGGCGACCGGCGATCTCGACGCCACCGACGTCGACAGCCTGACCGACTTCTCGGTGGTGACCAACGGCGTGCACGGCACGCTGAGCATCAATGCGGCCGGCGAGTGGAGCTACGTGCTCAACGAGGACGATGCCGCCGTGCAGGCGCTCAATGCCGGCGATCCGGCGCTGACCGACACCATCACGGTGCAGACCTCGGACGGCACCCAGCAGAACATCGTCATCTCGATCAACGGCGCCAACGACGCGGCGGTGATCACCGGCGACGCGACCGGTTCGGTCACCGAGGCCTCCGGCGTCGCCAACGGCACGGCCGGCACCTCGCCGGCGACCGGCGATCTCGACGCCACCGACGTCGACAGCCTGACCGACTTCTCGGTGGTGACCAACGGCGTGCACGGCACGCTGAGCATCAATGCGGCCGGCGAGTGGAGCTACGTGCTCAACGAGGACGATGCCGCCGTGCAGGCGCTCAATGCCGGCGATCCGGCGCTGACCGACACCATCACGGTGCAGACCTCGGACGGCACCCAGCAGAACATCGTCATCTCGATCAACGGCGCCAACGACGCGGCGGTGAATCACCGGCGATGGCGACGGTCGGCAGCGACCGGCACCGATCCCGTGCGACGACCACCGACCGTCGACAGGCCGACTCGATCTCGGTGGGACCAACGGCGTGCACCGGCACGCTGA